A stretch of Telopea speciosissima isolate NSW1024214 ecotype Mountain lineage chromosome 11, Tspe_v1, whole genome shotgun sequence DNA encodes these proteins:
- the LOC122645053 gene encoding protein NETWORKED 3A-like, with translation MNLREYRENQALINMNIGERRLQIMSTMENKINTYWQLRQSQWLLNTLSDLDEKILAMITIIQEEENSLIQRDEMYQKKTLELIEMGKEFHKSYHLFAEAYDQLSFESTEPIQSKSLSFKNNHSTGKGVIGSNGDFQMGSFEKENMWHELSFQVFKLIAENQSQQAELISRNSAKRETIKDLNCNLEKQLNENKVLHAQLRFYRQVVNKNQSLFSKLKRLILGKFLRVDTQ, from the exons ATGAATCTGAGGGAATACAGAGAAAATCAAGCATTAATCAATATGAAC ATAGGAGAGAGGAGATTACAGATTATGTCTACAATGGAGAACAAGATCAACACCTATTGGCAACTCCGGCAGTCTCAATGGCTTCTGAATACTCTCTCAG ATTTGGATGAGAAGATATTGGCCATGATAACCATCATACAGGAAGAAGAGAATTCTTTAATTCAGAGAGATGAAATGTACCAAAAGAAGACATTGGAGCTCATCGAAATGGGGAAagaattccataaatcttatcaTTTGTTTGCTGAAGCTTATGATCAATTAAGCTTTGAGTCAACTGAACCCATCCAATCAAAATCATTGTCTTTTAAGAACAACCACAGCACTGGAAAAGGAGTCATTGGAAGCAATGGAGATTTCCAAATGGGTAGCTTTGAGAAAGAGAATATGTGGCATGAGCTTAGTTTTCAAGTTTTTAAGCTTATTGCAGAGAATCAAAGTCAGCAAGCTGAGTTGATAAGTAGAAATTCAGCAAAAAGAGAAACCATTAAAGATCTTAATTGCAACCTAGAGAAACAATTGAATGAGAACAAGGTTCTCCATGCCCAATTGAGATTCTACAGGCAAGTTGTGAACAAAAATCAATCTCTGTTCTCAAAATTAAAGCGGCTGATTCTAGGGAAGTTCTTGAGAGTTGATACTCAATGA
- the LOC122645862 gene encoding WEB family protein At3g02930, chloroplastic-like isoform X1, with protein MNSSKARSSLPEASLNKTSPATPKVNKVSRTVAKSDTDSPSPLQNSRLSVERSPKSADSKPTIDRRSPKPKIATPPPDKSRVLKGSELQAQLNLVQEDLKKSKERLASAEKEKARVLEELKEAKRLADEANEKLSEALAAQKRAEENSEIEKFRAVELEQAGIEAAQKQEEDWQKELEAVRNQHAVDVAALLSATQELQRVKQELVMTSDAKNQALSHADDATKIAEMHAEKVELLSKELSRVKAKLDSKSETEANENTKLIKKLNSEVDSLKQDLEKAESIEQKLVETEALVEQLRVEVEAAKKAELAALNLVEEWRKKVGDLESRVEEAKQMERSASESFDSLMNQLEGKSGLLQDAESEIASLKKKVDSLEFSIGQQRKDFEESKQHLEIAKQEVLERAQMVESLKAKLETVTEEKKQALNNEQLAASSVQDLLAEKNKLINELEITREEEEKSKKALESLASALHEVSAEAREAKEKLLSNKAELENSETQIEDLKLVVKVTNEKYETLLEESKQEIDLLTKALDYSNHEVKNSKAQWAQKELNLMSSLRKSEEETYAAKREIDRLIRLLKEAEDEAWSAKEERAQILNTLEHTESELSSLKEVAEEAKADSMRFRERLFDKENELQSITQENEDLQTRETAALEKAEELSKLLEETSAKKIPVENGELSDSEKDYDLLPKVVEFSEENGNGGKEEKHVFEFPSLQFEEPKEGKDQERDVEVPVELKMESGNGSPKEGNGNPQLENGDPQEEEKKIEEVDSVKVEVKMWENCKIGEKDLPPEKEPEQESFEEDLDSKADGENFDQVNGLPPSESVNNGGSSPSKEQQLKKKKPLLKKFGNLLKKAAASGNK; from the exons ATGAATTCTTCTAAAGCCAG ATCCAGTTTGCCTGAAGCTTCACTGAACAAAACCTCCCCAGCAACTCCAAAAGTCAACAAAGTAAGCAGGACTGTTGCTAAATCAGATACTGATTCACCTTCTCCCCTGCAAAACTCACGGCTTTCAGTTGAACGTTCCCCAAAATCAGCTGACTCAAAGCCTACCATTGATCGTCGATCCCCGAAGCCAAAGATTGCTACTCCTCCTCCTGAT AAATCACGGGTGTTGAAGGGATCAGAACTACAGGCTCAGTTGAATCTTGTTCAGGAAGATCTTAAGAAGTCAAAGGAGCGATTAGCTTCTGCTGAGAAGGAGAAGGCTCGGGTGCTCGAGGAATTGAAGGAGGCCAAGAGATTGGCTGATGAGGCGAATGAGAAGCTCAGTGAGGCCCTTGCTGCTCAAAAAAGAGCTGAGGAAAATTCTGAGATTGAGAAATTCAGAGCTGTTGAGTTGGAGCAGGCAGGTATTGAGGCGGCTCAGAAGCAGGAAGAGGATTGGCAGAAAGAACTTGAAGCTGTGAGGAATCAACATGCTGTGGATGTTGCTGCTTTGCTCTCTGCCACCCAAGAGCTCCAACGGGTGAAGCAGGAGCTAGTTATGACCTCTGATGCAAAAAACCAGGCCCTTAGCCATGCTGATGATGCAACTAAAATTGCAGAAATGCATGCTGAGAAGGTGGAGCTTCTGTCTAAAGAGCTGAGTCGGGTAAAGGCCAAGCTTGACTCAAAGTCAGAGACAGAGGCTAATGAGAACACTAAGTTGATAAAGAAACTGAACTCCGAGGTGGATTCTCTGAAACAAGACCTTGAGAAGGCAGAAAGTATTGAGCAGAAATTGGTTGAAACAGAGGCCTTGGTTGAACAACTCAGAGTAGAAGTGGAGGCTGCAAAAAAGGCTGAATTAGCTGCCCTTAATTTGGTGGAGGAGTGGCGGAAGAAGGTCGGGGATTTAGAAAGTcgggttgaagaagcaaaacAAATGGAGAGATCTGCATCAGAATCATTTGATTCATTGATGAATCAACTAGAAGGGAAGAGTGGTTTATTGCAGGATGCAGAATCTGAAATTGCTTCTCTTAAAAAGAAAGTGGATTCGTTGGAGTTCTCAATTGGGCAACAGAGAAAGGATTTTGAAGAATCAAAGCAACATCTTGAGATAGCTAAGCAAGAGGTATTGGAAAGGGCACAGATGGTTGAATCTCTGAAAGCTAAGCTTGAAACTGTGACAGAGGAGAAAAAGCAGGCTTTGAACAATGAGCAACTTGCAGCTTCTAGTGTTCAAGACCTTCTAGCTGAGAAGAACAAACTAATAAATGAGTTGGAAATCAccagggaagaagaggagaagagtaaGAAAGCATTGGAAAGCTTAGCTTCAGCATTGCATGAGGTCTCTGCAGAAGCAAGAGAAGCCAAAGAGAAGCTTTTGTCCAATAAAGCTGAGCTTGAAAATTCTGAGACCCAAATAGAAGATTTGAAATTGGTTGTGAAAGTAACAAACGAGAAGTACGAAACCTTGCTTGAAGAGTCAAAACAAGAGATTGATCTTCTTACAAAAGCGCTTGATTACTCCAATCATGAAGTCAAGAACTCCAAGGCTCAATGGGCACAAAAAGAGCTCAACTTAATGAGTTCTTTAAGGAaatcagaagaagaaacttatGCTGCTAAACGAGAAATTGATAGGCTTATTCGTTTACTCAAAGAAGCTGAGGATGAAGCTTGGTCTGCAAAAGAGGAAAGAGCCCAGATTCTGAATACCCTAGAGCATACTGAATCAGAGTTGAGTTCTTTGAAAGAGGTTGCAGAGGAAGCTAAGGCTGATAGCATGAGGTTTAGGGAGAGATTATTTGACAAAGAGAATGAGTTGCAAAGTATCACTCAAGAGAACGAGGACCTCCAAACTCGGGAAACTGCGGCTCTTGAGAAGGCGGAGGAGTTGTCTAAGTTGCTTGAAGAAACTTCTGCCAAGAAGATTCCTGTTGAAAATGGAGAGCTTTCTGATAGCGAGAAAGATTATGATTTGCTACCCAAGGTAGTAGAGTTCTCAGAGGAAAATGGAAATGGAGGAAAAGAGGAGAAGCATGTGTTTGAATTTCCATCACTACAGTTTGAGGAACCCAAGGAAGGCAAAGATCAGGAAAGAGATGTTGAGGTGCCTGTGGAATTAAAGATGGAGAGTGGGAATGGAAGCCCCAAAGAAGGGAATGGAAATCCCCAACTAGAAAATGGAGACCCccaagaagaggaaaagaaaatagaagaagttgATTCAGTAAAGGTGGAGGTGAAGATGTGGGAGAACTGCAAGATTGGAGAGAAAGACCTCCCACCAGAGAAAGAGCCTGAGCAGGAATCCTTTGAAGAGGACCTTGATTCAAAAGCAGATGGTGAGAACTTTGACCAGGTAAATGGGTTACCTCCATCCGAAAGCGTGAACAATGGAGGAAGCTCTCCATCTAAGGAGCAGCagctaaagaagaagaagccactgCTCAAGAAGTTCGGAAACCTGTTAAAGAAAGCGGCAGCCAGTGGCAATAAGTAG
- the LOC122645862 gene encoding WEB family protein At3g02930, chloroplastic-like isoform X2 — MNSSKARSSLPEASLNKTSPATPKVNKVSRTVAKSDTDSPSPLQNSRLSVERSPKSADSKPTIDRRSPKPKIATPPPDKSRVLKGSELQAQLNLVQEDLKKSKERLASAEKEKARVLEELKEAKRLADEANEKLSEALAAQKRAEENSEIEKFRAVELEQAGIEAAQKQEEDWQKELEAVRNQHAVDVAALLSATQELQRVKQELVMTSDAKNQALSHADDATKIAEMHAEKVELLSKELSRVKAKLDSKSETEANENTKLIKKLNSEVDSLKQDLEKAESIEQKLVETEALVEQLRVEVEAAKKAELAALNLVEEWRKKVGDLESRVEEAKQMERSASESFDSLMNQLEGKSGLLQDAESEIASLKKKVDSLEFSIGQQRKDFEESKQHLEIAKQEVLERAQMVESLKAKLETVTEEKKQALNNEQLAASSVQDLLAEKNKLINELEITREEEEKSKKALESLASALHEVSAEAREAKEKLLSNKAELENSETQIEDLKLVVKVTNEKYETLLEESKQEIDLLTKALDYSNHEVKNSKAQWAQKELNLMSSLRKSEEETYAAKREIDRLIRLLKEAEDEAWSAKEERAQILNTLEHTESELSSLKEVAEEAKADSMRFRERLFDKENELQSITQENEDLQTRETAALEKAEELSKLLEETSAKKIPVENGELSDSEKDYDLLPKVVEFSEENGNGGKEEKHVFEFPSLQFEEPKEEEEKKIEEVDSVKVEVKMWENCKIGEKDLPPEKEPEQESFEEDLDSKADGENFDQVNGLPPSESVNNGGSSPSKEQQLKKKKPLLKKFGNLLKKAAASGNK; from the exons ATGAATTCTTCTAAAGCCAG ATCCAGTTTGCCTGAAGCTTCACTGAACAAAACCTCCCCAGCAACTCCAAAAGTCAACAAAGTAAGCAGGACTGTTGCTAAATCAGATACTGATTCACCTTCTCCCCTGCAAAACTCACGGCTTTCAGTTGAACGTTCCCCAAAATCAGCTGACTCAAAGCCTACCATTGATCGTCGATCCCCGAAGCCAAAGATTGCTACTCCTCCTCCTGAT AAATCACGGGTGTTGAAGGGATCAGAACTACAGGCTCAGTTGAATCTTGTTCAGGAAGATCTTAAGAAGTCAAAGGAGCGATTAGCTTCTGCTGAGAAGGAGAAGGCTCGGGTGCTCGAGGAATTGAAGGAGGCCAAGAGATTGGCTGATGAGGCGAATGAGAAGCTCAGTGAGGCCCTTGCTGCTCAAAAAAGAGCTGAGGAAAATTCTGAGATTGAGAAATTCAGAGCTGTTGAGTTGGAGCAGGCAGGTATTGAGGCGGCTCAGAAGCAGGAAGAGGATTGGCAGAAAGAACTTGAAGCTGTGAGGAATCAACATGCTGTGGATGTTGCTGCTTTGCTCTCTGCCACCCAAGAGCTCCAACGGGTGAAGCAGGAGCTAGTTATGACCTCTGATGCAAAAAACCAGGCCCTTAGCCATGCTGATGATGCAACTAAAATTGCAGAAATGCATGCTGAGAAGGTGGAGCTTCTGTCTAAAGAGCTGAGTCGGGTAAAGGCCAAGCTTGACTCAAAGTCAGAGACAGAGGCTAATGAGAACACTAAGTTGATAAAGAAACTGAACTCCGAGGTGGATTCTCTGAAACAAGACCTTGAGAAGGCAGAAAGTATTGAGCAGAAATTGGTTGAAACAGAGGCCTTGGTTGAACAACTCAGAGTAGAAGTGGAGGCTGCAAAAAAGGCTGAATTAGCTGCCCTTAATTTGGTGGAGGAGTGGCGGAAGAAGGTCGGGGATTTAGAAAGTcgggttgaagaagcaaaacAAATGGAGAGATCTGCATCAGAATCATTTGATTCATTGATGAATCAACTAGAAGGGAAGAGTGGTTTATTGCAGGATGCAGAATCTGAAATTGCTTCTCTTAAAAAGAAAGTGGATTCGTTGGAGTTCTCAATTGGGCAACAGAGAAAGGATTTTGAAGAATCAAAGCAACATCTTGAGATAGCTAAGCAAGAGGTATTGGAAAGGGCACAGATGGTTGAATCTCTGAAAGCTAAGCTTGAAACTGTGACAGAGGAGAAAAAGCAGGCTTTGAACAATGAGCAACTTGCAGCTTCTAGTGTTCAAGACCTTCTAGCTGAGAAGAACAAACTAATAAATGAGTTGGAAATCAccagggaagaagaggagaagagtaaGAAAGCATTGGAAAGCTTAGCTTCAGCATTGCATGAGGTCTCTGCAGAAGCAAGAGAAGCCAAAGAGAAGCTTTTGTCCAATAAAGCTGAGCTTGAAAATTCTGAGACCCAAATAGAAGATTTGAAATTGGTTGTGAAAGTAACAAACGAGAAGTACGAAACCTTGCTTGAAGAGTCAAAACAAGAGATTGATCTTCTTACAAAAGCGCTTGATTACTCCAATCATGAAGTCAAGAACTCCAAGGCTCAATGGGCACAAAAAGAGCTCAACTTAATGAGTTCTTTAAGGAaatcagaagaagaaacttatGCTGCTAAACGAGAAATTGATAGGCTTATTCGTTTACTCAAAGAAGCTGAGGATGAAGCTTGGTCTGCAAAAGAGGAAAGAGCCCAGATTCTGAATACCCTAGAGCATACTGAATCAGAGTTGAGTTCTTTGAAAGAGGTTGCAGAGGAAGCTAAGGCTGATAGCATGAGGTTTAGGGAGAGATTATTTGACAAAGAGAATGAGTTGCAAAGTATCACTCAAGAGAACGAGGACCTCCAAACTCGGGAAACTGCGGCTCTTGAGAAGGCGGAGGAGTTGTCTAAGTTGCTTGAAGAAACTTCTGCCAAGAAGATTCCTGTTGAAAATGGAGAGCTTTCTGATAGCGAGAAAGATTATGATTTGCTACCCAAGGTAGTAGAGTTCTCAGAGGAAAATGGAAATGGAGGAAAAGAGGAGAAGCATGTGTTTGAATTTCCATCACTACAGTTTGAGGAACCCAAGGAAG aagaggaaaagaaaatagaagaagttgATTCAGTAAAGGTGGAGGTGAAGATGTGGGAGAACTGCAAGATTGGAGAGAAAGACCTCCCACCAGAGAAAGAGCCTGAGCAGGAATCCTTTGAAGAGGACCTTGATTCAAAAGCAGATGGTGAGAACTTTGACCAGGTAAATGGGTTACCTCCATCCGAAAGCGTGAACAATGGAGGAAGCTCTCCATCTAAGGAGCAGCagctaaagaagaagaagccactgCTCAAGAAGTTCGGAAACCTGTTAAAGAAAGCGGCAGCCAGTGGCAATAAGTAG